A region of the Bacteroidia bacterium genome:
TTTTGGTTATCTTAACATTACTTATTTCTTTACCGTTTATTCAGTTTACGACATTCAATCCGGAGACGTTTCATTTACCGGAAAGATTTAAAGAATGGGAACAAGCACTCAAAGATGCCGAATCTAAAACAGAATTAATGCTCAGGACAATTTTGAAGCAAGATTTAGCGTTGAATATATTGGTTGTAGCACTATTTCCGGCAGTTATGGAAGAGTTATTTTTTAGGGGCTACATCCAGCAGTTATTTCGCCAATATTATTCTGCGAGGGTTTCGATTATCTGTGCGGGATTCATTTTTAGCATAGCTCATTTTCAGGTTTATGGCCTGATTCCCAGAGCATTGTTAGGCATCGGATTAGGTTTTTTGTTGGAATGGAGCGGCAGCTTGTGGTTGAGTATTTTGGCACATTTTACCAACAATGCCATCAGTGTCTTAATTGCATGGTTCGTTTTACAGGGAAATATTTCTGAAAAATTTATGGATAATTCGTTCCAACCGCATTGGACTCTTGTGCTTTTATCCGCAATATTGGTTCTTTTAGGTTTAAATTTTATCAAACGAATTATTCAAAAAAACAACTGATAATGAATAATTTACAACAAAGAATTTTAACCGGAATTATTGCTGGATCGGCTGTTGTAGCCGCTATTTATAGTCATCCGGTTGGTTTGTTGGTTTTCTGCATCATTGTTTCTGTACTTAGCTATATCGAATACAAAAATCTACACGGACTAAGCAGCATAATAACAGCCGCATTGGGCGTTGGCGCAATTGCGCTGTGGGTAAGTGTTACAGCAAATTACTTTTTGCAACCAATTCATAATCAATTAATCTGGATGATACAACTGCTAATTATCTCATTTTCAGGTATTATCATTTTGTATCGTAAACCAATTCAGCAATCTTTTTTGCAATGGGCGGTAGCCTTAGCCGGCTATGGATATATTTTTATTCCATTTGTGCTGCTGTTTTGGCTTTCTTTTCCCAACGATTCTAAGGAATATCACTTTATGGGTTCTTTAGGGTTACTATTTCTTATGTGGACTGCCGACATTGGGGCTTATTTTGTTGGAAAATTTTTGGGAAAACATTATATATTTCCGAGCATAAGCCCTAAAAAAACGTGGGAAGGTTTTATAGGCGGGTTATTGCTAACGTTATTATTGGGTTACTTTCTGCAGCAATATCAGGCATTATCAGACAGAAATTGGGTTATTTGTGGCGGAATAATTGCCGTTTTGGGCTTGTATGGAGATTTATTTGAATCTCTGATGAAACGAAACGCAGATAAAAAGGATTCGGGATCGTTGCTGCCTGGCCATGGCGGCTTCTTAGATAGATTTGACGGCGTTTTTTTGGCAATCCCGCCGGTCTATGTCTATATCCAACTATTAAAAATAGTTTATTGAAAACCAGCAATTCATTTCCATAATTGATTTTGGATTAACTTTGTATCAACTAATTAAACAAATTATCTATGAACCATTATCTAAAACTATCCTTATTTGTGATCCTGATTTATTCTTCGGGCTGTAAGCCTAATGCTCCACAAACGAACAATACCGCTCCTACTGATGACTTTCAGTATTTTTCAGAGCAATTTGCAGATTTAAAGGTTTTACGGTATCAGATTCCGGGATTTGAAAAACTTGATTCCAAACAAAAAGAGCTTTTATATTACCTATACCAAGCCGCTCTAAGTGGCCGAGATATTATCTGGGATCAAAATTATAAGCATAATCTATTGATTCGCAGAACATTAGAGGCTGTACAAGAAAAATATACCGGAGATAGAAATAGCCAAGATTTCAAAAATTTTGAGATTTACTGTAAGCGGGTGTGGTTCTCTAATGGGATTCATCATCACTACTCAAATATGAAATTTATCCCCGAAATATCCCCGGAATATTTTGCGACCCTAATCAAAGAAACCAAAGCAGATTTTCCCAAAGAAGAAAAACAATCTCTGGATGAGTTTATCAAGTTTATAACACCCCTTATTTTTGACCCAAACGTTGCCACCAAGCGGTTAAACCAAGATGCTAAGCAAGATATGATTACAACTTCTGCCGGCAATTACTATGAAGGCGTTACCCAAAAAGAAGCAGAAGCCTATTACAGCAGCATTATAGATAAAAAAGACCATCAGCCTATCTCTTACGGACTTAACTCCAAAATGGTAAAAGAAAAAGGAAAAGTTACCGAAAAAGTTTGGAAAGTAGGCGGTATGTATGGCCAAGCCATCGAAAAAATCGTATTCTGGTTAGAAAAAGCCGTTGCCGTTGCCGAAAATGACGTTCAAAAGAAAACACTGCAATTATTAGTAGATTTTTACAAAACCGGCAGCCTGAAAACTTTTGATGAATACAACATTTCTTGGGTACAAGATACCG
Encoded here:
- a CDS encoding CPBP family intramembrane metalloprotease, producing MLKENNLRTDKLYLQLLLASGVLICCLVLMQQIAVQVIGPLFGISSENTAMMLANFTFQNSQEILAFKCILASIQAGAFGLATLILVLIYPDRKKTLGISTPISAVTAFLVILTLLISLPFIQFTTFNPETFHLPERFKEWEQALKDAESKTELMLRTILKQDLALNILVVALFPAVMEELFFRGYIQQLFRQYYSARVSIICAGFIFSIAHFQVYGLIPRALLGIGLGFLLEWSGSLWLSILAHFTNNAISVLIAWFVLQGNISEKFMDNSFQPHWTLVLLSAILVLLGLNFIKRIIQKNN
- a CDS encoding phosphatidate cytidylyltransferase, which encodes MNNLQQRILTGIIAGSAVVAAIYSHPVGLLVFCIIVSVLSYIEYKNLHGLSSIITAALGVGAIALWVSVTANYFLQPIHNQLIWMIQLLIISFSGIIILYRKPIQQSFLQWAVALAGYGYIFIPFVLLFWLSFPNDSKEYHFMGSLGLLFLMWTADIGAYFVGKFLGKHYIFPSISPKKTWEGFIGGLLLTLLLGYFLQQYQALSDRNWVICGGIIAVLGLYGDLFESLMKRNADKKDSGSLLPGHGGFLDRFDGVFLAIPPVYVYIQLLKIVY